The proteins below are encoded in one region of Desertifilum tharense IPPAS B-1220:
- a CDS encoding pentapeptide repeat-containing protein, which produces MTNFRFANLWSCCFRFSNFRFADFRLTNFRFANLWSCCFRFTDFRFADFRSCCFRSCYFRFANFWSCYFRFANFWSCCFRFANFRSCYFRFANFGLTNFRFADFRSDCFRSCYFGFANFRFANFGWFGDRNSLLSLNILISCFCPS; this is translated from the coding sequence TTGACTAACTTCCGGTTCGCTAACCTCTGGAGTTGCTGCTTCCGGTTCTCTAACTTCAGGTTCGCTGACTTCAGGTTGACTAACTTCAGGTTCGCTAACCTCTGGAGTTGCTGCTTCCGGTTCACTGACTTCCGGTTCGCTGACTTCCGGAGTTGCTGCTTCCGGAGTTGCTACTTCAGGTTCGCTAACTTCTGGAGTTGCTACTTCAGGTTCGCTAACTTCTGGAGTTGCTGCTTCCGGTTCGCTAACTTCCGGAGTTGCTACTTCAGGTTCGCTAACTTCGGGTTGACTAACTTCAGGTTCGCTGACTTCCGGAGTGACTGCTTCCGGAGTTGTTACTTCGGGTTCGCTAACTTCCGGTTCGCTAACTTCGGGTGGTTCGGCGATCGGAACAGCTTGTTGAGTCTGAATATTCTGATAAGCTGCTTTTGCCCAAGCTAA
- the nusB gene encoding transcription antitermination factor NusB, with protein MLPRQIARELALLSLSQLPTTPEKLETQQLQDLMLAAVRTLRTEASEALETAAAELQRSSDRLLDSETIANSVPSARAMLKESIELAQLAINRVGSAMEIPELVYLSSNQQEVYEYALELTKLVHANRTEVDNILKQSLVNWQLDRIARIDRDILRIAVVEMLYVGIDEKVAINQAIELAKRYSGNEEYRFINGVLRRVSNLLKSNLV; from the coding sequence ATGCTACCCCGCCAAATTGCTCGCGAACTGGCTCTACTCAGTCTTAGCCAGTTGCCTACTACGCCAGAAAAACTTGAAACTCAACAATTGCAAGACTTGATGCTGGCGGCCGTGCGAACCCTGAGAACTGAAGCCTCAGAAGCACTCGAAACAGCGGCGGCAGAATTGCAACGCAGTAGCGATCGCCTACTCGATAGCGAAACGATCGCCAACAGCGTACCGAGCGCTAGAGCAATGCTCAAAGAATCGATTGAACTGGCTCAACTCGCAATTAACCGCGTTGGCAGTGCAATGGAGATTCCAGAGTTAGTCTACCTCTCTAGCAACCAACAAGAAGTTTATGAGTACGCCCTAGAACTCACCAAACTGGTTCATGCGAATCGCACTGAAGTAGACAATATCCTCAAACAATCGCTTGTGAACTGGCAACTCGATCGGATTGCCAGAATCGACCGCGATATCCTGAGAATTGCAGTGGTGGAAATGCTTTACGTAGGCATTGATGAAAAAGTGGCGATCAACCAAGCCATTGAACTGGCTAAACGCTATAGCGGTAACGAAGAATATCGCTTTATCAATGGGGTTCTGCGTCGAGTTTCCAATCTGCTGAAATCCAATTTGGTCTAG
- a CDS encoding DUF502 domain-containing protein, protein MLQRFKQDLKNDLIAGLLVVIPLATTIWLTITIAIWVVNFLTRIPKQINPFDGLHPILVNVLNLLVGLAVPLLSILIIGLMARNIAGRWLLEVGERFLQAIPLAGSIYKTLKQLLETLLKDSNDKFRRVVLVEYPRKGIWAIAFVTGSLTSEFKNHFCAPMISLFVPSTPNPTTGWYAIVPENEVINLSISVEDAFKVIVSGGIVSPDSLVSLPRNSKSDRKLETLLEPQPLQRLQVEEEEPTS, encoded by the coding sequence GTGCTCCAACGCTTTAAGCAAGACTTGAAGAACGATCTAATTGCGGGTCTTTTGGTGGTGATTCCCCTGGCAACCACGATCTGGCTCACCATCACCATCGCGATCTGGGTTGTTAACTTCCTAACCCGCATTCCCAAGCAAATTAACCCCTTTGATGGCTTGCATCCCATCCTGGTTAACGTGCTGAACCTGCTTGTCGGACTTGCCGTTCCCCTCCTGAGTATCTTGATCATTGGTCTAATGGCTCGTAATATTGCGGGGCGGTGGTTGCTGGAGGTGGGCGAACGCTTTTTGCAAGCCATTCCCTTAGCCGGATCGATCTATAAAACGCTTAAACAACTCCTAGAAACCCTTTTAAAAGACTCTAACGATAAATTTCGTCGGGTTGTCTTGGTGGAATATCCCCGTAAAGGGATTTGGGCGATCGCATTTGTGACAGGCAGCCTGACCAGCGAATTTAAAAACCATTTTTGCGCCCCCATGATTAGCCTGTTCGTTCCCTCGACGCCTAACCCTACCACCGGATGGTACGCGATCGTCCCGGAAAATGAAGTGATTAATTTATCAATCTCGGTGGAAGATGCCTTTAAGGTGATTGTTTCTGGGGGAATTGTTAGCCCCGATAGCTTGGTTTCTCTGCCTCGCAACTCTAAGAGCGATCGCAAACTGGAAACCTTACTCGAACCTCAACCCCTGCAACGCCTGCAAGTTGAAGAAGAAGAACCCACCTCCTGA
- a CDS encoding glycosyltransferase family 2 protein, with amino-acid sequence MFSIYILTYNEEIDIAACIESASLSDDVIVVDSYSRDRTVEIASRYPIRVVQHQFESHGRQRTWMLKEVPAKHEWIYILEADERMTPELFAECLQAIESQDYVGYYVAERVMFMNRWIRHSTQYPRYQMRLLRPDRVWFSDYGHTEREVYEGAVGFLKETYPHYTCSKGLSRWIEKHNRYSTDEATETLRQLENGSVDWQDLFFGKTEVERRRALKDLSQRLPFRPLIRFVYMYLFLGGCLDGRPGLAWCTLQAFYEYLIVLKVWELKYLPVAPVAEPQGAIAPSPEIPLSQ; translated from the coding sequence ATGTTCTCGATTTATATCCTCACCTATAACGAAGAGATTGATATTGCAGCTTGCATTGAATCCGCCTCACTCTCGGATGATGTCATTGTCGTGGATTCCTATAGTCGCGATCGCACCGTCGAGATCGCCAGTCGCTATCCCATCCGCGTTGTGCAACATCAGTTTGAAAGCCACGGTCGCCAGCGGACTTGGATGCTCAAGGAAGTTCCAGCCAAACATGAATGGATTTACATCCTAGAAGCAGACGAACGCATGACCCCAGAATTGTTCGCTGAGTGTCTGCAAGCGATCGAAAGCCAAGACTATGTAGGTTACTACGTGGCCGAACGGGTCATGTTTATGAATCGCTGGATTCGCCATAGTACCCAGTATCCCCGCTATCAGATGCGCCTGTTGCGACCCGATCGGGTTTGGTTTAGCGACTACGGCCATACTGAACGCGAGGTTTATGAGGGGGCGGTCGGTTTTCTTAAAGAGACTTACCCGCACTATACCTGTAGCAAAGGGTTGAGCCGTTGGATTGAAAAGCACAATCGTTACTCCACCGATGAAGCGACCGAAACACTACGCCAGTTAGAAAACGGTTCGGTGGACTGGCAAGATTTATTTTTCGGTAAAACCGAAGTTGAACGTCGCCGCGCTCTTAAAGACCTTTCCCAACGGCTCCCCTTTAGACCTTTAATTCGCTTTGTGTATATGTATCTGTTTCTGGGGGGGTGCCTTGACGGTCGTCCCGGCTTGGCATGGTGTACATTGCAGGCGTTTTATGAATACCTCATTGTCCTGAAGGTGTGGGAACTGAAGTATTTACCCGTTGCTCCGGTTGCAGAACCCCAAGGAGCGATCGCTCCGAGTCCAGAAATCCCCCTCAGCCAGTAA
- a CDS encoding HpsJ family protein: protein MKATNSGTISNLAARALQLVGIVMIASFLLDALTLLFPPNLTNVQWRLSFTSQLIDRGVIPLVGTALLLAGLWLSSDPADSSSTSSGQSFLRGVSLVLAWILGVTYLIVTPLHTIDTIRDRNLALTRIEQEATRAETQLQAEIGRPEFRAELERQESQFKTQVNELLRNDEQLNQLLSSGQVAPEQANLLQEFRSNPAALDQFVTQQTQALPERALARIRTGRREAEEQAQIRTVKSISRGLSSLLLAVGFVGIGWTGISGGMGGRPRTGRRKSRP from the coding sequence ATGAAAGCAACCAATAGCGGCACCATTTCCAACCTCGCAGCCAGAGCGCTCCAACTGGTCGGTATCGTCATGATTGCATCCTTTTTATTGGATGCTCTGACATTACTGTTTCCGCCGAACCTCACCAACGTTCAGTGGCGGCTGAGTTTTACAAGCCAGTTGATCGACCGAGGTGTGATTCCCCTCGTCGGAACGGCCTTGCTGCTCGCTGGACTTTGGCTGAGTAGCGATCCAGCCGATTCGAGTTCTACCTCTTCGGGCCAAAGTTTTCTGAGAGGCGTTTCTCTGGTTCTGGCCTGGATTTTAGGGGTTACGTACTTAATTGTCACCCCCCTGCATACGATTGATACAATCCGCGATCGCAATCTCGCCTTAACCCGGATCGAACAAGAAGCAACCCGCGCCGAAACTCAACTGCAAGCCGAGATCGGACGCCCTGAGTTTCGAGCCGAACTCGAACGTCAGGAAAGCCAGTTTAAGACCCAAGTCAACGAACTCCTGAGAAACGACGAACAACTCAATCAACTCCTCAGTAGCGGTCAAGTTGCTCCTGAACAAGCCAACTTACTTCAAGAATTTAGAAGCAACCCGGCGGCGCTCGATCAATTTGTCACTCAACAAACCCAGGCGTTACCCGAAAGAGCCTTAGCGCGGATTCGCACGGGCAGACGCGAGGCGGAAGAACAAGCCCAAATTAGAACCGTCAAATCCATTTCGCGAGGTCTGAGCAGCTTATTACTGGCGGTTGGCTTTGTGGGTATTGGTTGGACGGGAATTTCTGGCGGTATGGGAGGGCGTCCTCGCACGGGACGGCGCAAATCTCGCCCCTAG
- a CDS encoding tetratricopeptide repeat protein: MHPHKNFTLQVQLGLGVAGVLTLMSLTPSLTPRSVALEPSQIQQPTLNQLQQAEALNNQGVELANQGEYAAAIRLFNQAIAIYPHYEKAYSNLGIALGSQGQLTEAIAAFNEALKIDPNNWETYNNLGIAWGMQEEIPNAIAAFERAIQINPGEPISYRNLGIAYVKQRQLPRAIAILEQAQELYQDQNNASEVDQIEQVLARLRQAIKASE; this comes from the coding sequence ATGCACCCCCACAAAAACTTCACACTCCAAGTGCAACTTGGCTTAGGCGTCGCAGGTGTCTTAACCTTGATGAGCCTGACCCCTAGTTTAACGCCTCGCTCAGTAGCCTTGGAGCCATCTCAGATCCAACAACCCACCCTAAATCAGCTACAACAAGCAGAGGCTCTGAATAACCAGGGAGTCGAGTTAGCAAATCAAGGAGAGTATGCAGCGGCAATTCGCCTGTTTAATCAAGCAATTGCCATTTATCCTCACTATGAAAAGGCTTACTCAAATTTGGGAATTGCCTTGGGCAGTCAAGGACAATTAACAGAAGCGATCGCCGCTTTTAATGAAGCTTTAAAGATCGATCCGAATAATTGGGAAACTTATAACAATCTGGGGATTGCTTGGGGAATGCAAGAGGAAATCCCCAACGCGATCGCCGCTTTTGAGCGAGCGATTCAAATTAACCCCGGCGAACCGATTTCTTATCGCAATTTAGGCATCGCCTATGTTAAGCAACGGCAACTCCCCAGGGCGATCGCGATCTTAGAACAAGCCCAAGAGCTTTACCAAGACCAAAATAACGCCTCGGAGGTGGATCAAATTGAGCAAGTGCTTGCCCGCCTGCGCCAAGCTATCAAAGCTTCAGAATAA
- a CDS encoding TIGR04283 family arsenosugar biosynthesis glycosyltransferase, which translates to MTSVSVIIPVVNEVKTIAQTLAQLNSDRPIEIIVVDGGSQDGTWEYLQTLDLKAISAPKGRAHQMNAGAAIASGDILMFLHADTRLPAGFDSLAIQALAQPGTLAGAFTLAIDDPSWLLRWIEKGVNARSRLLQLPYGDQALFLKAAIFEQLGGFPQQAFMEDFEFIRRLRRQGHIAIVPTPVLTSARRWQALGVWKTTIVNQGAIAAYLGGVQPERIAQWYRRQR; encoded by the coding sequence ATGACTTCTGTTTCGGTAATTATTCCGGTTGTGAATGAGGTAAAGACGATCGCCCAAACCCTGGCGCAACTGAATAGCGATCGCCCTATAGAAATTATTGTGGTGGATGGCGGCAGTCAAGATGGCACCTGGGAGTATTTGCAAACCCTCGATCTCAAAGCGATCTCAGCCCCCAAAGGACGCGCCCATCAGATGAATGCTGGGGCGGCGATCGCCTCTGGGGATATTTTGATGTTTCTCCACGCCGATACGCGCTTACCAGCGGGGTTCGATTCCTTGGCGATCCAAGCTTTGGCTCAACCGGGTACCCTCGCGGGGGCGTTTACTTTAGCCATTGACGATCCAAGCTGGCTGTTGCGTTGGATCGAAAAGGGGGTGAATGCGCGATCGCGTCTTTTGCAATTGCCCTATGGCGATCAGGCGTTGTTTCTCAAGGCGGCGATCTTTGAACAGTTGGGCGGGTTCCCCCAGCAAGCGTTTATGGAGGATTTTGAGTTCATTCGCCGCCTCAGACGCCAAGGACACATTGCCATTGTGCCAACCCCAGTCTTAACTTCAGCGCGTCGCTGGCAGGCTTTGGGGGTGTGGAAAACGACGATCGTCAACCAAGGGGCGATCGCCGCTTATCTGGGGGGAGTTCAACCCGAACGGATTGCCCAATGGTATCGCCGCCAGCGTTAA
- a CDS encoding TIGR04282 family arsenosugar biosynthesis glycosyltransferase, whose product MSQHLIIFTRFPEPGKTKTRLIPALGALGAAQLHRQLAEQMLAQAKSLSAILPISLEVCFTGGSLTQMQQWLGGDLTYCVQGTGDLGARMSQAFQRSFEAGMKRVAIAGTDCPHLEVSVLAQAFEQLEQHDLVLGPAKDGGYYLIGLQRLYPELLVGIDWGTSRVFEQTAAIAQRLNLSRASLPELADIDRPEDLGLLH is encoded by the coding sequence GTGAGCCAACATCTAATTATTTTCACGCGGTTTCCCGAACCCGGTAAAACCAAAACTCGCCTGATTCCCGCTTTGGGAGCGTTAGGAGCCGCTCAACTTCACCGCCAACTCGCAGAGCAAATGCTGGCTCAGGCAAAATCGCTCTCCGCAATCTTGCCCATTTCCCTAGAGGTTTGTTTCACCGGGGGCAGTCTGACTCAGATGCAACAATGGTTAGGAGGCGATCTGACCTACTGCGTGCAGGGAACGGGAGATTTGGGAGCCAGAATGAGCCAAGCTTTTCAACGCAGCTTTGAAGCCGGGATGAAGCGAGTGGCGATCGCAGGGACTGATTGCCCGCATTTAGAGGTATCGGTTCTCGCTCAAGCGTTTGAGCAGTTGGAGCAGCACGATTTGGTATTGGGGCCTGCAAAAGATGGGGGTTATTATCTAATTGGGTTGCAGCGTCTCTACCCAGAGTTGCTGGTTGGCATTGATTGGGGAACCTCGCGCGTTTTTGAACAGACGGCGGCGATCGCTCAACGTCTCAATTTAAGTAGGGCAAGTTTGCCTGAGTTAGCTGATATCGATCGTCCTGAAGATTTGGGGTTACTTCATTGA
- the pgl gene encoding 6-phosphogluconolactonase produces the protein MQKFVEVLPDRQAIVERSLFLLVEKIQRTVAERGQFTLALAGGSTPKPLYEAMATQELPWDKIHIFWGDERYVAPDEPESNQRMARLAWLDRVPIPASNIHPMPTGAGDAAADADRHEAELRAFFQLGAGEFPRLDAILLGIGDDAHTASLFPQTAALQVRDRLITVGQKDGQPRLTFTVPLINQAECVMFLVTGANKQDAIAQIFAPEADAFTYPARFIQPQGELWWLFDEAAGANL, from the coding sequence ATGCAAAAGTTTGTAGAAGTTTTACCCGATCGACAGGCAATTGTAGAGCGATCGCTGTTTTTACTGGTGGAGAAAATTCAACGGACAGTTGCCGAACGCGGACAATTTACCCTAGCGCTTGCTGGCGGCAGTACCCCTAAACCGCTCTACGAGGCAATGGCGACTCAAGAGTTGCCTTGGGATAAAATTCATATTTTTTGGGGTGATGAGCGTTACGTCGCACCGGACGAGCCAGAGAGCAACCAGAGAATGGCGCGTTTGGCTTGGCTCGATCGGGTGCCGATTCCAGCAAGCAATATTCATCCGATGCCAACGGGTGCCGGAGATGCCGCAGCAGATGCCGATCGCCATGAGGCAGAGTTACGCGCCTTCTTTCAACTGGGTGCCGGAGAATTTCCCCGTTTGGATGCGATCTTGCTGGGAATTGGCGATGATGCTCATACGGCTTCGCTGTTTCCCCAAACCGCCGCCCTACAGGTTCGCGATCGCCTCATTACAGTCGGGCAAAAGGACGGGCAACCGCGTTTAACCTTTACCGTCCCTCTGATTAATCAGGCAGAGTGCGTTATGTTTTTAGTGACGGGTGCCAATAAACAAGATGCGATCGCGCAAATTTTTGCACCAGAAGCCGACGCCTTTACCTATCCGGCGCGTTTCATTCAACCCCAAGGTGAATTATGGTGGTTGTTCGATGAAGCAGCAGGTGCAAATTTGTAA
- a CDS encoding FHA domain-containing protein: MIVCPNCNHQNPDSAQICEACYTPLPAMTACPNCGATIQSDALFCGQCGTHLKPSESGSVQVASQSEASVPEVPELVPPDPLVEPEPLVETSALLSEVEVPSPPPLPKQSSSPAVQPPPLPVAVSSQTQLQQQIAQLLHVRSSQAIELPSHLSVIHVGKPNDRIPPDIDVSGFPDSDVVSRVHADIRVEGDSYYIEDVGSANGTYINNVPLAMGNRHRLRPGDRIALGKNDLVTFIFQIA, from the coding sequence ATGATTGTTTGTCCGAATTGCAATCACCAAAATCCCGATAGCGCTCAAATTTGCGAGGCGTGCTACACGCCTTTACCCGCGATGACGGCTTGTCCGAATTGTGGCGCAACGATTCAGTCTGACGCTCTATTTTGCGGTCAATGCGGCACGCACCTCAAGCCGAGTGAATCCGGTTCGGTGCAGGTGGCGTCTCAGTCAGAGGCGAGCGTACCCGAAGTTCCCGAATTAGTCCCCCCCGATCCGCTCGTTGAACCCGAACCGCTAGTGGAAACCAGCGCTTTGCTCTCGGAGGTGGAAGTTCCCTCTCCTCCGCCTTTGCCCAAACAAAGTTCCTCTCCCGCAGTCCAACCCCCGCCTTTACCCGTTGCGGTTTCTTCCCAAACCCAACTTCAGCAGCAAATCGCGCAATTGCTGCATGTGAGAAGTTCTCAGGCGATTGAATTACCCTCTCATCTGTCGGTGATTCATGTGGGCAAACCTAACGATCGCATTCCCCCGGATATTGATGTGTCGGGATTTCCTGACTCCGATGTCGTGTCTCGCGTCCATGCCGATATTCGAGTTGAAGGCGATAGCTATTATATTGAAGATGTAGGCAGTGCCAATGGGACTTATATCAACAATGTACCGCTAGCAATGGGAAATCGACATCGGCTGCGCCCAGGCGATCGCATCGCCCTCGGTAAAAACGACCTCGTAACGTTTATTTTTCAAATTGCCTAA
- a CDS encoding FHA domain-containing protein gives MITLTLLHPLQDIPVQSWTFDDEPVIRIGRATDNHVVLYSAVVSRHHVEIRRNEVTWDVLNLGSNGTYLDGKRVNQTPIIDGAVIRLARSGPKIQIRIDSAPLSEKQRAYLEKERSLTPSGSEPSKDTLLIEKNREAQKQASVPPNSNKPATSVSPPEDEGPSTRPDLNPSEAQ, from the coding sequence GTGATTACCCTGACTCTTTTACATCCTCTTCAGGATATTCCCGTTCAAAGCTGGACGTTTGATGATGAACCCGTGATTCGGATTGGACGCGCAACTGATAATCATGTGGTTCTTTACAGCGCAGTGGTTTCTCGCCATCACGTTGAGATTCGGCGTAATGAGGTGACATGGGATGTGCTGAATTTAGGGTCGAATGGGACGTATCTTGATGGAAAACGAGTGAATCAAACACCCATTATTGATGGTGCTGTGATTCGCCTTGCTCGTTCGGGTCCAAAAATCCAAATTCGGATTGATTCAGCACCTTTATCGGAAAAACAAAGGGCTTATTTAGAAAAAGAGCGATCGCTAACCCCGTCTGGAAGCGAACCCTCGAAAGATACGCTCCTGATTGAGAAAAATCGGGAGGCGCAAAAACAGGCTTCGGTACCACCCAATTCCAATAAGCCTGCAACCTCAGTCTCACCTCCAGAAGACGAAGGGCCCTCAACTCGACCGGATCTCAATCCTTCTGAAGCTCAATGA
- a CDS encoding FHA domain-containing protein — MSAITISLLHPTQAIPVQSWSFEPESVIRIGRSNSNDVVVYSAVVSRHHIELQNNGSGWEIISFGSNGTYINNELISRKPVEDGMVVRLGNSGPKLQIRLGADPKARLRRAGEARSLSPSEEASKQTFLTERKSKKPEQTPNTDLDLN; from the coding sequence ATGTCAGCGATTACGATATCTCTGCTCCATCCTACCCAAGCTATCCCGGTTCAAAGCTGGTCATTTGAACCTGAATCGGTCATTCGGATTGGTCGATCGAATAGTAACGACGTGGTTGTTTACAGCGCGGTGGTTTCCCGACACCATATTGAATTGCAAAATAATGGTTCGGGTTGGGAAATTATCAGTTTTGGCTCGAATGGCACCTATATTAACAATGAGTTAATTTCCCGCAAGCCTGTTGAGGATGGGATGGTGGTTCGCTTGGGCAATTCTGGCCCCAAACTGCAAATTCGCCTAGGGGCCGATCCCAAAGCGCGACTCAGAAGAGCAGGAGAAGCGCGATCGCTCTCACCTTCAGAAGAGGCTTCTAAACAAACCTTTCTCACCGAACGCAAAAGCAAAAAGCCTGAACAAACCCCCAATACCGATTTAGACCTCAACTAG
- the miaB gene encoding tRNA (N6-isopentenyl adenosine(37)-C2)-methylthiotransferase MiaB: MTTKRKYHITTFGCQMNKADSERMAGILEEMGFEFVEDPNQAGLILYNTCTIRDNAEQKVYSYLGRQAKRKQHEPDLTLVVAGCVAQQEGEALLRRVPELDLVMGPQHANRLQDLLEEVFNGAQVVATEPIHIMEDITKPRRDSKVTAWVNVIYGCNERCTYCVVPSVRGVEQSRTPEAIRAEMIELGQQGYKEITLLGQNIDAYGRDLPGVTPEGRHLHTFTDLLYFVHDVPGVERLRFATSHPRYFTERLIKACADLPKVCEHFHIPFQSGDNQVLKAMARGYTPEKYRRIIDKIREYMPDAAISADAIVGFPGETEEQFENTLKLVEEIGFDQLNTAAYSPRPGTPAALWENQLSEEVKADRLQRLNHLVSIKAAERSQRYLNRIEEVLVEDANPKDPTQVMGRTRGNRLTFFAGEIEELKGQIVPVQITEVRAFSLTGERLFEGSPAKPLVGAGAS; this comes from the coding sequence ATGACCACCAAACGCAAATATCACATTACAACTTTTGGCTGCCAGATGAACAAAGCCGACTCCGAGCGGATGGCGGGTATCCTAGAGGAGATGGGCTTTGAATTTGTCGAAGACCCGAATCAGGCGGGTTTAATTCTCTACAATACTTGTACGATTCGGGATAATGCCGAACAAAAGGTTTACTCTTATCTCGGCAGACAAGCCAAGCGCAAGCAGCACGAACCCGATTTAACGCTCGTGGTGGCGGGTTGCGTGGCGCAACAGGAAGGCGAGGCGCTACTGCGGAGGGTTCCCGAACTCGATTTAGTCATGGGCCCCCAACACGCCAACCGCCTGCAAGACTTACTCGAAGAAGTCTTTAATGGCGCTCAAGTGGTGGCAACTGAACCCATTCACATTATGGAAGATATCACCAAGCCGCGCCGCGATAGCAAAGTCACGGCTTGGGTTAACGTCATTTATGGCTGTAACGAACGCTGTACCTATTGCGTTGTCCCCAGCGTGCGGGGGGTGGAACAGTCGCGTACCCCAGAAGCTATCCGTGCAGAAATGATTGAACTCGGACAGCAGGGGTATAAAGAAATCACCCTCTTAGGACAAAATATTGATGCCTACGGTCGCGATTTACCAGGGGTAACGCCGGAAGGACGCCACCTACATACCTTTACGGATCTGCTCTATTTTGTCCATGATGTGCCAGGGGTGGAACGCTTGCGCTTTGCGACTTCCCATCCGCGCTATTTTACCGAACGCCTGATTAAAGCCTGCGCGGACTTACCCAAGGTTTGCGAGCATTTCCACATTCCCTTCCAATCGGGCGACAATCAAGTCCTGAAGGCGATGGCGCGGGGCTATACCCCTGAAAAGTATCGCCGGATTATTGATAAAATTCGCGAGTATATGCCCGATGCGGCGATTAGCGCCGATGCGATTGTGGGTTTCCCTGGGGAGACGGAAGAACAGTTTGAGAATACCCTGAAACTGGTAGAAGAGATTGGGTTTGACCAGTTGAATACGGCGGCTTATTCTCCCCGACCGGGGACGCCTGCCGCCTTATGGGAAAATCAGTTAAGCGAGGAAGTCAAAGCCGATCGCCTGCAACGGCTCAACCATTTGGTCTCAATTAAGGCCGCAGAGCGATCGCAACGCTATCTCAACCGGATTGAAGAGGTGCTAGTTGAGGATGCGAACCCGAAAGATCCCACCCAAGTGATGGGTAGAACGCGGGGAAATCGCCTCACATTCTTTGCGGGCGAGATTGAAGAACTCAAAGGTCAGATCGTCCCGGTTCAAATTACCGAAGTTCGCGCTTTTAGCTTAACCGGAGAGCGGTTGTTTGAGGGAAGCCCAGCCAAACCTTTAGTCGGCGCGGGTGCTTCCTGA
- a CDS encoding Uma2 family endonuclease yields the protein MYAVISRDKIQLPAGTVVRMPGTWQDYCTLRQSRGDRSLPRLKFRLGEILLMSPLPKHGREANILADIVKALLDSETRDYEAFTPITMEIPEEGGIEPDYCFYIDNWQAAVGQDRLNWQVDPPPDLVIEIDVTTYTAAEDYAPYRVPEVWLLKNNGLKIYGFSGESYQQQSASRYFPNVDLFGLIEQVLQVASIRGTGAALRELRQQFMRSRP from the coding sequence ATGTACGCCGTAATTTCCCGCGACAAAATTCAACTTCCCGCCGGAACCGTGGTGCGAATGCCGGGAACTTGGCAAGATTATTGTACATTGCGCCAAAGTCGGGGCGATCGCTCTCTCCCTCGCCTGAAATTTCGTCTGGGTGAAATTTTACTGATGAGTCCCTTACCTAAACATGGACGCGAAGCTAATATCTTGGCAGATATCGTGAAAGCCTTGTTAGACAGCGAAACTCGCGATTACGAAGCCTTTACGCCAATTACAATGGAAATTCCTGAAGAAGGGGGGATTGAACCCGACTACTGTTTTTATATTGATAACTGGCAAGCGGCTGTGGGTCAAGACCGCCTGAATTGGCAAGTCGATCCGCCTCCCGATTTAGTGATTGAAATTGATGTCACCACCTACACGGCGGCGGAAGATTATGCACCCTATCGCGTTCCTGAAGTCTGGTTACTCAAAAATAACGGCTTAAAAATTTATGGCTTCTCAGGGGAATCCTACCAACAGCAGTCTGCTAGCCGCTATTTTCCGAACGTAGACTTATTTGGATTAATAGAGCAAGTGCTGCAAGTAGCCTCAATTCGCGGAACAGGTGCAGCGCTACGAGAACTCCGCCAGCAGTTCATGCGATCGCGCCCGTAA